Proteins found in one Oncorhynchus tshawytscha isolate Ot180627B unplaced genomic scaffold, Otsh_v2.0 Un_scaffold_4_pilon_pilon, whole genome shotgun sequence genomic segment:
- the pigb gene encoding GPI mannosyltransferase 3 isoform X1: MEKIRARLNIGSKAEPVKLRKRKSQLYSKEETCPLDNGVLGVTVFTVAFRLINCFLVQTSFVPDEYWQSLEIAHLMVFDYGYLTWEWTAGIRGFSYPLFFAAIYKILHFFTYDAVQLLYILWILQVWLPRVVQALLSALADIKLYCLIQSLEHSDVAKWTYLCQLCSWFTWYCCTRTLTNTMETTLTTLALYYYPLPGSKTHSSTKYLILVALAVIVRPTALIVWLPLLVYHFWQEDNKLKLITHLCLPIGALTLGLSTMIDCIFYGKWTLVQYNFLKFNVFHNVAEFYGSHPWHWYFTQGFVVVIGPHLPFFLYGCTLASKRYRIMLITIVWTVMVYSCLAHKEFRFIYPVLPFCMVFCGIALVNLRTWRRPAACALLVSNLVPALYTGLLHQRGTLDVMGHLQTLCDDRDPSTPPLPEVLFLMPCHSTPFYSHIHCPMKMRFLECPPDLTGDKRYVDEAERFFADPHHWLRTSFPYKSMLPTHLVFFDVLEMELSAFLDRNRFMRSREIFHTHVPEGRVGKSVLVYQRH, from the exons GTGTATTGGGGGTCACTGTCTTCACTGTGGCATTTCGTCTCATCAACTGCTTCCTAGTCCAGACCAGCTTTGTCCCAGATGAATACTGGCAGTCCCTCGAAATCGCTCATCTTATGGTTTTTGA CTATGGCTATTTGACGTGGGAGTGGACAGCAGGTATAAGAGGgttctcctaccctctcttcttTGCAGCTATATATAAGATTTTGCACTTCTTCACCTATGACGCAGTTCAACTCTTG TATATATTGTGGATTCTGCAGGTATGGCTACCTCGAGTTGTGCAGGCACTGCTTTCTGCACTGGCTGATATTAAACTCTACTGTCTTATCCAATCACTGGAGCATTCTGACGTTGCCAAATGGACG TACCTCTGCCAGCTCTGTTCTTGGTTCACATGGTACTGCTGCACCAGGACCCTGACCAACACCATGGAGACCACACTCACAACTCTGGCTCTCTATTATTATCCTCTGCCTGGCTCTAAAACACACAGCAG TACAAAATATTTGATCCTGGTTGCCTTGGCAGTCATTGTTCGTCCAACAGCCTTGATTGTGTGGCTTCCTCTGTTGGTTTACCACTTCTGGCAGGAAGATAACAAGCTGAAACTCATAACTCACCTTTGCCTTCCCATTGG GGCTTTAACTCTTGGGCTTTCGACAATGATTGACTGCATTTTCTATGGAAAG TGGACCCTGGTGCAGTACAACTTCCTTAAGTTTAATGTTTTTCACAACGTGGCTGAGTTCTATGGCTCTCATCCATGGCACTGGTACTTTACTCAGGGTTTTGTGGTCGTCATTGGCCCTCATCTTCCTTTCTTCCTGTATGGATGCACACTGGCTTCAAAAAGATACAGAATCATGTTAATAACAATAGTCTGGACAGTAATGGTTTACAG TTGTCTTGCGCACAAGGAGTTCAGATTCATCTACCCTGTTTTGCCTTTCTGCATGGTATTTTGTG GGATAGCTTTGGTGAATCTGAGAACCTGGAGACGGCCTGCCGCATGTGCCTTATTGGTCTCCAACCTAGTCCCAGCCCTGTACACAGGACTGCTTCACCAGCGAGGCACACTGGATGTTATGGGTCACCTCCAGACCCTGTGTGACGACAGAGATCCTTCAACACCTCCACTGCCTGAAGTCCTCTTTCTAATGCCCTGTCACTCTACACCTTTCTACAG TCACATCCACTGTCCAATGAAGATGCGTTTCCtagaatgtccaccagatctcACAGGAGACAAGCGCTATGTCGATGAAGCTGAGAGATTCTTCGCTGATCCTCATCATTGGTTGAGGACCTCATTTCCTTATAAGTCAATGCTGCCAACCCACCTCGTGTTCTTTGATGTTTTGGAAATG GAGCTCTCTGCATTCTTGGACAGGAATAGATTTATGAGAAGTAGAGAAATATTCCACACTCACGTTCCTGAAGGCCGAGTTGGAAAAAGCGTCCTAGTTTATCAAAGGCACTGA
- the pigb gene encoding GPI mannosyltransferase 3 isoform X3, translated as MVFDYGYLTWEWTAGIRGFSYPLFFAAIYKILHFFTYDAVQLLYILWILQVWLPRVVQALLSALADIKLYCLIQSLEHSDVAKWTYLCQLCSWFTWYCCTRTLTNTMETTLTTLALYYYPLPGSKTHSSTKYLILVALAVIVRPTALIVWLPLLVYHFWQEDNKLKLITHLCLPIGALTLGLSTMIDCIFYGKWTLVQYNFLKFNVFHNVAEFYGSHPWHWYFTQGFVVVIGPHLPFFLYGCTLASKRYRIMLITIVWTVMVYSCLAHKEFRFIYPVLPFCMVFCGIALVNLRTWRRPAACALLVSNLVPALYTGLLHQRGTLDVMGHLQTLCDDRDPSTPPLPEVLFLMPCHSTPFYSHIHCPMKMRFLECPPDLTGDKRYVDEAERFFADPHHWLRTSFPYKSMLPTHLVFFDVLEMELSAFLDRNRFMRSREIFHTHVPEGRVGKSVLVYQRH; from the exons ATGGTTTTTGA CTATGGCTATTTGACGTGGGAGTGGACAGCAGGTATAAGAGGgttctcctaccctctcttcttTGCAGCTATATATAAGATTTTGCACTTCTTCACCTATGACGCAGTTCAACTCTTG TATATATTGTGGATTCTGCAGGTATGGCTACCTCGAGTTGTGCAGGCACTGCTTTCTGCACTGGCTGATATTAAACTCTACTGTCTTATCCAATCACTGGAGCATTCTGACGTTGCCAAATGGACG TACCTCTGCCAGCTCTGTTCTTGGTTCACATGGTACTGCTGCACCAGGACCCTGACCAACACCATGGAGACCACACTCACAACTCTGGCTCTCTATTATTATCCTCTGCCTGGCTCTAAAACACACAGCAG TACAAAATATTTGATCCTGGTTGCCTTGGCAGTCATTGTTCGTCCAACAGCCTTGATTGTGTGGCTTCCTCTGTTGGTTTACCACTTCTGGCAGGAAGATAACAAGCTGAAACTCATAACTCACCTTTGCCTTCCCATTGG GGCTTTAACTCTTGGGCTTTCGACAATGATTGACTGCATTTTCTATGGAAAG TGGACCCTGGTGCAGTACAACTTCCTTAAGTTTAATGTTTTTCACAACGTGGCTGAGTTCTATGGCTCTCATCCATGGCACTGGTACTTTACTCAGGGTTTTGTGGTCGTCATTGGCCCTCATCTTCCTTTCTTCCTGTATGGATGCACACTGGCTTCAAAAAGATACAGAATCATGTTAATAACAATAGTCTGGACAGTAATGGTTTACAG TTGTCTTGCGCACAAGGAGTTCAGATTCATCTACCCTGTTTTGCCTTTCTGCATGGTATTTTGTG GGATAGCTTTGGTGAATCTGAGAACCTGGAGACGGCCTGCCGCATGTGCCTTATTGGTCTCCAACCTAGTCCCAGCCCTGTACACAGGACTGCTTCACCAGCGAGGCACACTGGATGTTATGGGTCACCTCCAGACCCTGTGTGACGACAGAGATCCTTCAACACCTCCACTGCCTGAAGTCCTCTTTCTAATGCCCTGTCACTCTACACCTTTCTACAG TCACATCCACTGTCCAATGAAGATGCGTTTCCtagaatgtccaccagatctcACAGGAGACAAGCGCTATGTCGATGAAGCTGAGAGATTCTTCGCTGATCCTCATCATTGGTTGAGGACCTCATTTCCTTATAAGTCAATGCTGCCAACCCACCTCGTGTTCTTTGATGTTTTGGAAATG GAGCTCTCTGCATTCTTGGACAGGAATAGATTTATGAGAAGTAGAGAAATATTCCACACTCACGTTCCTGAAGGCCGAGTTGGAAAAAGCGTCCTAGTTTATCAAAGGCACTGA
- the pigb gene encoding GPI mannosyltransferase 3 isoform X2: MEKIRARLNIGSKAEPVKLRKRKSQLYSKEETCPLDNGVLGVTVFTVAFRLINCFLVQTSFVPDEYWQSLEIAHLMVFDYGYLTWEWTAGIRGFSYPLFFAAIYKILHFFTYDAVQLLVWLPRVVQALLSALADIKLYCLIQSLEHSDVAKWTYLCQLCSWFTWYCCTRTLTNTMETTLTTLALYYYPLPGSKTHSSTKYLILVALAVIVRPTALIVWLPLLVYHFWQEDNKLKLITHLCLPIGALTLGLSTMIDCIFYGKWTLVQYNFLKFNVFHNVAEFYGSHPWHWYFTQGFVVVIGPHLPFFLYGCTLASKRYRIMLITIVWTVMVYSCLAHKEFRFIYPVLPFCMVFCGIALVNLRTWRRPAACALLVSNLVPALYTGLLHQRGTLDVMGHLQTLCDDRDPSTPPLPEVLFLMPCHSTPFYSHIHCPMKMRFLECPPDLTGDKRYVDEAERFFADPHHWLRTSFPYKSMLPTHLVFFDVLEMELSAFLDRNRFMRSREIFHTHVPEGRVGKSVLVYQRH, translated from the exons GTGTATTGGGGGTCACTGTCTTCACTGTGGCATTTCGTCTCATCAACTGCTTCCTAGTCCAGACCAGCTTTGTCCCAGATGAATACTGGCAGTCCCTCGAAATCGCTCATCTTATGGTTTTTGA CTATGGCTATTTGACGTGGGAGTGGACAGCAGGTATAAGAGGgttctcctaccctctcttcttTGCAGCTATATATAAGATTTTGCACTTCTTCACCTATGACGCAGTTCAACTCTTG GTATGGCTACCTCGAGTTGTGCAGGCACTGCTTTCTGCACTGGCTGATATTAAACTCTACTGTCTTATCCAATCACTGGAGCATTCTGACGTTGCCAAATGGACG TACCTCTGCCAGCTCTGTTCTTGGTTCACATGGTACTGCTGCACCAGGACCCTGACCAACACCATGGAGACCACACTCACAACTCTGGCTCTCTATTATTATCCTCTGCCTGGCTCTAAAACACACAGCAG TACAAAATATTTGATCCTGGTTGCCTTGGCAGTCATTGTTCGTCCAACAGCCTTGATTGTGTGGCTTCCTCTGTTGGTTTACCACTTCTGGCAGGAAGATAACAAGCTGAAACTCATAACTCACCTTTGCCTTCCCATTGG GGCTTTAACTCTTGGGCTTTCGACAATGATTGACTGCATTTTCTATGGAAAG TGGACCCTGGTGCAGTACAACTTCCTTAAGTTTAATGTTTTTCACAACGTGGCTGAGTTCTATGGCTCTCATCCATGGCACTGGTACTTTACTCAGGGTTTTGTGGTCGTCATTGGCCCTCATCTTCCTTTCTTCCTGTATGGATGCACACTGGCTTCAAAAAGATACAGAATCATGTTAATAACAATAGTCTGGACAGTAATGGTTTACAG TTGTCTTGCGCACAAGGAGTTCAGATTCATCTACCCTGTTTTGCCTTTCTGCATGGTATTTTGTG GGATAGCTTTGGTGAATCTGAGAACCTGGAGACGGCCTGCCGCATGTGCCTTATTGGTCTCCAACCTAGTCCCAGCCCTGTACACAGGACTGCTTCACCAGCGAGGCACACTGGATGTTATGGGTCACCTCCAGACCCTGTGTGACGACAGAGATCCTTCAACACCTCCACTGCCTGAAGTCCTCTTTCTAATGCCCTGTCACTCTACACCTTTCTACAG TCACATCCACTGTCCAATGAAGATGCGTTTCCtagaatgtccaccagatctcACAGGAGACAAGCGCTATGTCGATGAAGCTGAGAGATTCTTCGCTGATCCTCATCATTGGTTGAGGACCTCATTTCCTTATAAGTCAATGCTGCCAACCCACCTCGTGTTCTTTGATGTTTTGGAAATG GAGCTCTCTGCATTCTTGGACAGGAATAGATTTATGAGAAGTAGAGAAATATTCCACACTCACGTTCCTGAAGGCCGAGTTGGAAAAAGCGTCCTAGTTTATCAAAGGCACTGA
- the pigb gene encoding GPI mannosyltransferase 3 isoform X4 has translation MEKIRARLNIGSKAEPVKLRKRKSQLYSKEETCPLDNGVLGVTVFTVAFRLINCFLVQTSFVPDEYWQSLEIAHLMVFDYGYLTWEWTAGIRGFSYPLFFAAIYKILHFFTYDAVQLLYILWILQVWLPRVVQALLSALADIKLYCLIQSLEHSDVAKWTYLCQLCSWFTWYCCTRTLTNTMETTLTTLALYYYPLPGSKTHSSTKYLILVALAVIVRPTALIVWLPLLVYHFWQEDNKLKLITHLCLPIGALTLGLSTMIDCIFYGKWTLVQYNFLKFNVFHNVAEFYGSHPWHWYFTQGFVVVIGPHLPFFLYGCTLASKRYRIMLITIVWTVMVYSCLAHKEFRFIYPVLPFCMVFCGIALVNLRTWRRPAACALLVSNLVPALYTGLLHQRGTLDVMGHLQTLCDDRDPSTPPLPEVLFLMPCHSTPFYRMSTRSHRRQALCR, from the exons GTGTATTGGGGGTCACTGTCTTCACTGTGGCATTTCGTCTCATCAACTGCTTCCTAGTCCAGACCAGCTTTGTCCCAGATGAATACTGGCAGTCCCTCGAAATCGCTCATCTTATGGTTTTTGA CTATGGCTATTTGACGTGGGAGTGGACAGCAGGTATAAGAGGgttctcctaccctctcttcttTGCAGCTATATATAAGATTTTGCACTTCTTCACCTATGACGCAGTTCAACTCTTG TATATATTGTGGATTCTGCAGGTATGGCTACCTCGAGTTGTGCAGGCACTGCTTTCTGCACTGGCTGATATTAAACTCTACTGTCTTATCCAATCACTGGAGCATTCTGACGTTGCCAAATGGACG TACCTCTGCCAGCTCTGTTCTTGGTTCACATGGTACTGCTGCACCAGGACCCTGACCAACACCATGGAGACCACACTCACAACTCTGGCTCTCTATTATTATCCTCTGCCTGGCTCTAAAACACACAGCAG TACAAAATATTTGATCCTGGTTGCCTTGGCAGTCATTGTTCGTCCAACAGCCTTGATTGTGTGGCTTCCTCTGTTGGTTTACCACTTCTGGCAGGAAGATAACAAGCTGAAACTCATAACTCACCTTTGCCTTCCCATTGG GGCTTTAACTCTTGGGCTTTCGACAATGATTGACTGCATTTTCTATGGAAAG TGGACCCTGGTGCAGTACAACTTCCTTAAGTTTAATGTTTTTCACAACGTGGCTGAGTTCTATGGCTCTCATCCATGGCACTGGTACTTTACTCAGGGTTTTGTGGTCGTCATTGGCCCTCATCTTCCTTTCTTCCTGTATGGATGCACACTGGCTTCAAAAAGATACAGAATCATGTTAATAACAATAGTCTGGACAGTAATGGTTTACAG TTGTCTTGCGCACAAGGAGTTCAGATTCATCTACCCTGTTTTGCCTTTCTGCATGGTATTTTGTG GGATAGCTTTGGTGAATCTGAGAACCTGGAGACGGCCTGCCGCATGTGCCTTATTGGTCTCCAACCTAGTCCCAGCCCTGTACACAGGACTGCTTCACCAGCGAGGCACACTGGATGTTATGGGTCACCTCCAGACCCTGTGTGACGACAGAGATCCTTCAACACCTCCACTGCCTGAAGTCCTCTTTCTAATGCCCTGTCACTCTACACCTTTCTACAG aatgtccaccagatctcACAGGAGACAAGCGCTATGTCGATGA